A genomic window from Nomascus leucogenys isolate Asia chromosome 10, Asia_NLE_v1, whole genome shotgun sequence includes:
- the ZNF784 gene encoding zinc finger protein 784: MAAARPEPQSPSSPTPESRSQEPLDLVLVPDDCRPGTPPSDLIEIQVVKVTDTTLVPEPPEPGSFHCALCPAAFRLVSELLFHEHGHLAGAEGGGQGGDPSRCHVCGHSCPGPASLRAHYSLHTGERPYRCALCPRAFKALAPLLRHQHRHGVEPGTSRRPPDAAAVAEQRPGVAPERAEVVMAAAAAGAAVGKPFACRFCAKPFRRSSDMRDHERVHTGERPYHCGICGKGFTQSSVLSGHARIHTGERPFRCTLCDRTFNNSSNFRKHQRTHFHGPGPGLGDSGGQLGSSAAEGSGSGCGVGDPAEEGRGETAKVKVEVDQ; the protein is encoded by the exons ATGGCCGCTGCGCGCCCAGAGCCCCAGAGTCCGAGCTCACCGACCCCGGAGTCGCGATCCCAGGAGCCACTGGACCTG GTCCTGGTGCCTGATGACTGCCGGCCCGGCACACCCCCGAGTGACCTCATCGAGATCCAGGTGGTGAAGGTGACGGACACCACACTGGTCCCTGAGCCCCCGGAGCCAGGTTCTTTCCACTGTGCCTTGTGCCCTGCTGCCTTCCGGCTGGTTTCCGAGCTGCTGTTCCACGAACATGGCCACTTGGCTGGGGCCGAGGGAGGCGGGCAGGGTGGGGACCCGAGCCGGTGCCACGTGTGCGGCCACAGCTGCCCGGGCCCCGCCAGCCTGCGCGCGCACTACAGCTTGCACACGGGGGAGCGGCCCTACCGCTGCGCGCTCTGCCCCCGCGCCTTCAAGGCCTTGGCGCCCCTGCTCCGGCACCAGCACCGGCACGGGGTGGAGCCGGGCACCTCTCGGAGGCCTCCGGACGCAGCGGCCGTTGCAGAACAGAGGCCCGGGGTGGCCCCGGAGAGGGCGGAGGTGGtgatggcggcggcggcggcgggtgCAGCGGTGGGGAAGCCTTTTGCCTGCAGGTTCTGCGCCAAGCCCTTCCGCCGCTCCTCAGACATGCGAGACCACGAGCGCGTGCACACCGGCGAGCGGCCGTACCATTGCGGCATCTGCGGCAAGGGCTTCACCCAGTCCTCGGTGCTTAGCGGCCACGCCCGCATCCACACTGGCGAGCGCCCGTTCCGCTGCACGCTCTGCGACCGCACCTTCAACAACTCCTCCAACTTCCGCAAGCACCAGCGCACCCACTTCCacgggccggggccggggctgggAGACTCTGGAGGCCAGCTGGGCTCGTCCGCGGCCGAGGGGTCGGGGAGCGGGTGTGGGGTAGGGGACCCTGCGGAGGAGGGGCGGGGGGAGACCGCGAAGGTGAAGGTGGAGGTCGACCAGTAG
- the ZNF865 gene encoding zinc finger protein 865, with the protein MEANPAGSGAGGGGSSGIGGEDGVHFQSYPFDFLEFLNHQRFEPMELYGEHAKAVAALPCAPGPPPQPPPQPPPPQYDYPPPSTFKPKAEVPSSSSSSSSSSSSSSSSSSSSQAKKPDPPLPPAFGAPPPPLFDAAFPTPQWGIVDLSGHQHLFGNLKRGGPASGPGVTPGLGAPAGAPGPLPAPSQTPPGPPAAAACDPTKDDKGYFRRLKYLMERRFPCGVCQKSFKQSSHLVQHMLVHSGERPYECGVCGRTYNHVSSLIRHRRCHKDVPPAAGGPPQPGPQLPPLGLPAPAASAATAAAAPSTVSSGPPATPAAPAPSADGSAAPAGVGVPPPATGGGDGPFACPLCWKVFKKPSHLHQHQIIHTGEKPFSCSVCSKSFNRRESLKRHVKTHSADLLRLPCGICGKAFRDASYLLKHQAAHAGAGAGGPRPVYPCDLCGKSYSAPQSLLRHKAAHAPPAAAAEAPKDGAASAPQPPPTFPPGPYLLPPDPPTTDSEKAAAAAAAVVYGAVPVPLLGAHPLLLGGAGTSGAGGSGASVPGKTFCCGICGRGFGRRETLKRHERIHTGEKPHQCPVCGKRFRESFHLSKHHVVHTRERPYKCELCGKVFGYPQSLTRHRQVHRLQLPCALAGAAGLPSTQGAPGACGPGASGTSAGPTDGLSYACSDCGEHFPDLFHVMSHKEVHMAEKPYGCDACGKTFGFIENLMWHKLVHQAAPERLLPPTPGGPQPPDGSSGTDAASVLDNGLAGEVGAAVAALAGVSGGEDAGGAAVAGAGGGASSGPERFSCATCGQSFKHFLGLVTHKYVHLVRRTLGCGLCGQSFAGAYDLLLHRRSHRQKRGFRCPVCGKRFWEAALLMRHQRCHTEQRPYRCGVCGRGFLRSWYLRQHRVVHTGERAFKCGVCAKRFAQSSSLAEHRRLHAVARPQRCSACGKTFRYRSNLLEHQRLHLGERAYRCEHCGKGFFYLSSVLRHQRAHEPPRPELRCPACLKAFKDPGYFRKHLAAHQGGRPFRCSSCGEGFANTYGLKKHRLAHKAENLGGPGAGAGTLAGKDA; encoded by the coding sequence ATGGAGGCGAACCCAGCGGGCAGCGGCGCCGGGGGTGGCGGGAGCAGCGGCATCGGGGGTGAGGACGGGGTGCACTTCCAGAGCTACCCCTTCGACTTCCTGGAATTCCTCAACCACCAGCGCTTCGAGCCCATGGAACTGTATGGGGAACACGCCAAGGCAGTGGCGGCCCTGCCCTGCGCCCCCGGCCCCCCACCGCAGCCCCCGCCGCAGCCCCCTCCCCCGCAGTATGACTACCCGCCCCCGTCCACCTTCAAGCCCAAGGCGGAGGTGCCCTCCTcgtcctcgtcctcctcctcgTCGTCCTCCTCGTCATCTTcgtcctcttcctcttcccaagCCAAGAAGCCCGATCCGCCCCTGCCGCCCGCCTTCGGGGCGCCCCCTCCCCCCCTCTTTGACGCTGCTTTCCCCACGCCGCAGTGGGGCATCGTGGACCTCTCGGGACACCAGCACTTGTTTGGGAACCTGAAGCGAGGAGGGCCCGCGTCCGGGCCGGGGGTGACGCCTGGGCTGGGCGCTCCCGCGGGGGCCCCAGGGCCGCTTCCTGCCCCCTCGCAGACCCCGCCAGGGCCCCCCGCGGCGGCGGCCTGCGACCCCACCAAGGACGACAAGGGCTACTTCCGAAGACTGAAGTACCTGATGGAGCGGCGCTTCCCCTGCGGCGTGTGCCAGAAGTCCTTCAAGCAGTCCTCGCACCTGGTGCAGCACATGCTGGTGCACTCGGGGGAGAGGCCCTACGAATGCGGTGTCTGCGGCCGCACCTACAACCACGTGTCCAGCCTCATCCGCCACCGCCGCTGCCACAAGGACGTGCCACCGGCCGCGGGGGGTCCGCCCCAGCCCGGCCCCCAGCTCCCGCCGCTGGGCCTCCCAGCACCCGCCGCCAGCGctgccaccgccgccgccgccccctccACAGTGTCCTCGGGCCCTCCAGCCACGCCCGCGGCGCCCGCCCCCTCCGCAGACGGGAGCGCCGCCCCTGCTGGTGTTGGGGTGCCCCCTCCTGCCACCGGGGGCGGCGATGGCCCGTTCGCCTGCCCACTCTGCTGGAAGGTTTTCAAGAAGCCCAGCCACCTCCACCAGCACCAGATCATCCACACGGGCGAGAAGCCCTTCTCCTGCTCCGTGTGCAGCAAGAGCTTCAACCGCAGGGAGAGTCTGAAGCGCCACGTGAAGACGCACTCGGCCGACCTCCTGCGCCTGCCCTGCGGCATCTGCGGGAAGGCCTTCCGCGACGCCTCCTACCTCCTCAAGCACCAGGCGGCCCACGCGGGGGCGGGCGCCGGGGGGCCTCGGCCCGTGTACCCCTGTGACCTGTGCGGCAAGTCCTACTCGGCGCCGCAGAGCCTGCTCCGCCACAAGGCCGCCCACGCCCCGCCCGCTGCCGCTGCGGAGGCGCCCAAGGACGGGGCGGCCTCGGCCCCGCAGCCCCCGCCCACCTTCCCCCCTGGCCCGTACCTCCTGCCCCCCGACCCTCCCACCACGGACAGCGAGAaggcggcggcggccgcggcggcgGTGGTGTACGGCGCCGTGCCCGTCCCGCTCCTGGGCGCCCACCCGCTGCTGCTCGGCGGCGCGGGGACCAGCGGGGCGGGAGGCTCCGGCGCCAGCGTCCCAGGAAAGACGTTCTGCTGCGGCATCTGCGGGCGCGGCTTCGGGCGCCGCGAGACCCTGAAGCGCCACGAGCGCATCCACACGGGCGAGAAGCCGCACCAGTGCCCCGTGTGCGGGAAACGCTTCCGCGAATCCTTCCACTTGAGCAAGCATCACGTGGTGCACACGCGCGAGCGGCCCTACAAGTGTGAGCTCTGCGGCAAGGTCTTCGGCTACCCGCAGAGCCTCACCCGCCACCGCCAGGTGCACCGGCTCCAGCTGCCCTGCGCCCTGGCCGGGGCAGCCGGCCTCCCCTCCACCCAGGGCGCACCGGGGGCCTGTGGGCCCGGGGCCTCGGGCACGTCTGCAGGGCCCACCGATGGGCTGAGCTACGCCTGCTCGGACTGCGGCGAGCACTTCCCGGATCTCTTTCACGTCATGAGTCACAAGGAAGTCCACATGGCAGAGAAGCCATACGGCTGCGACGCCTGCGGCAAGACCTTCGGCTTCATCGAGAACCTCATGTGGCACAAGCTGGTCCACCAGGCCGCCCCCGAGCGCCTGCTCCCGCCCACACCCGGCGGCCCGCAGCCCCCGGACGGCTCCAGCGGCACGGATGCGGCCAGCGTGCTGGACAACGGGCTGGCGGGGGAGGTGGGGGCGGCCGTGGCGGCACTGGCAGGGGTGTCTGGGGGTGAGGACGCAGGCGGGGCGGCGGTGGCAGGGGCTGGCGGGGGTGCCAGTTCCGGCCCCGAGCGCTTCAGCTGTGCCACGTGCGGCCAGAGTTTCAAGCACTTCCTGGGCCTCGTGACTCACAAGTACGTGCACCTGGTGCGACGGACCCTGGGCTGCGGCCTCTGCGGCCAGAGCTTCGCGGGCGCCTACGACTTGCTCCTGCACCGCCGCAGCCATCGGCAGAAGCGGGGTTTCCGCTGCCCGGTGTGCGGGAAGCGCTTCTGGGAGGCGGCCCTGCTGATGCGCCACCAGCGCTGCCACACGGAACAGCGGCCATATCGATGTGGCGTGTGCGGCCGAGGCTTCCTGCGCTCCTGGTACCTGCGGCAGCACCGCGTGGTGCACACTGGCGAGCGGGCCTTCAAGTGCGGCGTGTGCGCCAAGCGCTTCGCGCAGTCGTCCAGCCTGGCAGAGCACCGGCGGCTGCACGCTGTGGCCCGGCCCCAGCGCTGCAGCGCCTGTGGCAAGACCTTCCGCTACCGCTCCAACCTGCTGGAGCACCAGCGGCTGCACCTGGGCGAGCGCGCCTACCGCTGTGAGCACTGCGGCAAGGGCTTCTTCTACCTGAGCTCCGTGCTGCGCCACCAGCGCGCCCATGAGCCGCCGCGGCCCGAGCTCCGCTGCCCCGCCTGCCTCAAGGCCTTCAAGGATCCCGGCTACTTCCGTAAGCACCTGGCTGCCCACCAGGGCGGCCGGCCCTTCCGCTGCTCCTCCTGCGGCGAGGGCTTCGCCAACACCTACGGCCTCAAGAAACACCGCCTGGCGCACAAGGCCGAGAACCTCGGGGGGCCTGGAGCGGGGGCGGGCACCTTGGCCGGGAAGGATGCCTGA
- the ZNF524 gene encoding zinc finger protein 524 gives MDTPSPDPLPSPLPGEEEKPLALPPPVPRGRRGRRPGGATSSNRTLKASLPRKRGRPPKSGQEPPLVQVQGVTAPVGSSGGSDLLLIDDQGVPYTVSEGSAAGPEGSGPRKAPHFCPVCLRAFPYLSDLERHSISHSELKPHQCKVCGKTFKRSSHLRRHCNIHAGLRPFRCPLCPRRFREAGELAHHHRVHSGERPYQCPICRLRFTEANTLRRHAKRKHPEAMGVPLCAPDPGSEPPWDEEGIPATAEAEEEEETEGKGEPA, from the coding sequence ATGGACACCCCCAGCCCAGACCCGTTGCCTTCGCCTTTGCCCGGGGAGGAAGAGAAACCTCTGGCCTTACCTCCTCCTGTTCCCCGGGGCCGCCGAGGCCGTCGTCCTGGGGGAGCCACCTCCTCAAATCGGACACTCAAGGCCTCCCTCCCTCGCAAGCGGGGCCGCCCCCCCAAGTCAGGGCAGGAGCCCCCACTGGTGCAGGTGCAGGGGGTGACAGCCCCAGTAGGCAGCAGTGGCGGGAGCGACCTCCTCCTGATAGATGATCAGGGTGTGCCCTATACGGTCTCTGAAGGGTCAGCGGCTGGGCCTGAGGGCTCCGGCCCCAGGAAGGCCCCACACTTCTGCCCGGTGTGCCTGCGGGCCTTCCCCTACCTCTCCGACCTGGAGCGCCACAGCATCTCGCACTCAGAGCTGAAGCCGCATCAGTGCAAGGTTTGCGGCAAGACCTTCAAGCGCTCCAGCCACCTGCGGCGGCACTGCAACATCCATGCCGGCCTGCGGCCCTTCCGCTGCCCGCTGTGCCCCCGCCGCTTCCGAGAGGCGGGCGAGCTGGCGCACCACCACCGTGTGCACTCGGGGGAGCGCCCGTACCAGTGTCCCATCTGCCGGCTGCGCTTTACAGAGGCCAACACGCTCCGGCGCCATGCCAAGCGCAAGCACCCGGAGGCCATGGGGGTACCCCTGTGTGCACCAGATCCAGGGTCTGAACCGCCGTGGGACGAGGAGGGCATCCCGGCCACAGCAGaggccgaggaggaggaggagacagagggGAAGGGGGAGCCAGCCTGA
- the FIZ1 gene encoding flt3-interacting zinc finger protein 1, producing the protein MDDVPAPTPAPAPAAPRVPFHCSECGKSFRYRSDLRRHFARHTALKPHACPRCGKGFKHSFNLANHLRSHTGERPYRCSACPKGFRDSTGLLHHQVVHTGEKPYCCLVCELRFSSRSSLGRHLKRQHRGVLPSPLQPGPGLPALSAPCSVCCNVGPCSVCGGAGAGGGEGPEGAGAGLGSWGLAEAAAAAAASLPPFACGACARRFDHGRELAAHWAAHTDVKPFKCPRCERDFNAPALLERHKLTHDLQGPGAPPAQAWAAGAGAGPDTAGEGTAAEAGDAPPTSDGRLLLGPAGGGVPKLGGLLPEGGGEAPAPAAAAEPSEDTLYQCDCGTFFASAAALASHLEAHSGPATYGCGHCGALYAALAALEEHRRVSHGEGGGEEAAAAAREREPASGEPPSGSGRGKKIFGCSECEKLFRSPRDLERHVLVHTGEKPFPCLECGKFFRHECYLKRHRLLHGTERPFPCHICGKGFITLSNLSRHLKLHRGMD; encoded by the exons ATGGATGACGTCCCCGCCCCAACCCCAGCACCAGCACCTGCTGCCCCCAGGGTCCCGTTTCACTGCAGTGAATGTGGCAAGAGCTTCCGCTACCGCTCAGACCTGCGGCGCCACTTTGCCCGGCACACAGCGCTCAAGCCCCACGCGTGTCCACGCTGCGGCAAGGGTTTCAAGCACAGCTTCAACCTAGCCAACCACCTGCGCTCGCACACCGGGGAGCGGCCCTACCGCTGCTCTGCCTGCCCCAAGGGGTTCCGGGATTCCACCGGCCTGCTGCACCACCAG GTCGTccacactggtgagaaaccctacTGCTGCCTGGTCTGCGAGCTCCGCTTCTCCtcacgctccagcctgggccgccACCTCAAGCGCCAGCACCGTGGggttctcccctctcccctgcagCCCGGCCCTGGCCTGCCCGCCTTGAGTGCGCCCTGCTCTGTCTGCTGCAATGTGGGGCCCTGCTCGGTGTGCGGGGGCGCAGGGGCCGGTGGCGGAGAGGGCCCCGAGGGGGCAGGCGCGGGTCTGGGCAGCTGGGGGCTGGCAGAGGCGGCAGCTGCGGCCGCGGCCTCCTTGCCCCCATTTGCGTGCGGCGCCTGCGCGAGGCGATTCGACCACGGCCGCGAGCTGGCGGCCCACTGGGCGGCGCACACCGACGTGAAGCCCTTCAAGTGCCCGCGCTGCGAGCGCGACTTCAACGCGCCCGCGCTGCTGGAGCGGCACAAGCTGACGCACGACCTGCAGGGCCCGGGCGCACCCCCAGCGCAGGCCTGGGCCGCGGGGGCAGGCGCAGGGCCCGACACGGCGGGAGAAGGCACCGCTGCGGAGGCGGGCGACGCTCCTCCGACTTCGGACGGCAGGCTGCTCCTGGGCCCCGCGGGGGGCGGCGTGCCCAAGCTCGGGGGGCTGCTCCCTGAGGGCGGTGGGGAGGCGCCTGCACCTGCGGCGGCCGCCGAGCCCTCGGAAGATACCCTGTACCAGTGCGACTGCGGGACTTTCTTCGCGTCGGCCGCGGCCCTGGCCAGCCACCTGGAGGCCCACTCGGGCCCGGCCACCTACGGCTGCGGTCACTGCGGGGCTCTGTACGCGGCGCTGGCCGCCTTGGAGGAGCACCGGCGGGTCAGCCACGGCGAGGGCGGCGGGGAGGAGGCGGCGGCCGCGGCCCGGGAAAGGGAGCCGGCGTCCGGGGAACCCCCGTCTGGCTCCGGCCGCGGCAAGAAGATCttcggctgctccgagtgcgagAAGCTGTTCCGCTCGCCGCGAGACCTGGAGCGGCACGTGCTGGTGCACACTGGCGAGAAGCCGTTCCCGTGCCTGGAGTGCGGCAAGTTCTTCCGCCACGAGTGCTACCTCAAGCGCCACCGGCTGCTGCACGGCACCGAGCGGCCCTTCCCCTGCCACATCTGCGGCAAGGGCTTCATCACGCTCAGCAACCTCTCCAGGCACCTGAAGCTGCACCGGGGCATGGACTGA